From the genome of Chloroflexota bacterium:
GGCTATCGAACGCAAACGGACAGAACAAGAACTGCAAGAAAGGGAGCGCCGCTTCCGCAGCCTGCTGGACAACGTGGAACTGGTCGCAGTGGGACTGGACAAAGAGGGGCACGTGACTTACGCCAACCCCTACCTGCTGCAACTCACCGGCTATAGCCTCGATGAGGTCCTGGGCAAAAATTGGTTTGCGACTTTCATTCCAGAAAGGCATCGCCAAACGCTTGGCACCATGTTCGCTGAACTGCTACAGGACTGGCGCTACCTCCATCACGAGAACCCCATCCTGACCAAATCCGGTGAGGAGCGCCTTATCGTCTGGAACAATACCCTGCTCTTGGATACAGAGGGCAATCCCATCGGGACGATGAGCATCGGCGAGGACATCACCGAACGCCGGCGGATGGAGCAGGCGCTACTCGAGTCGGAGGAGCGCTACCGCACCATCTTCGAGACCAACGCTACCGCCAACGTCATTATTGAAGAGGATACCATCATCTCGCTGGTCAACAAAAGGGTAGAGCAACTCTTTGGCTATGCCAAGGAAGAAGTGGAAGGCAAGATGAGTTGGACTGAATTCATTGCCCCGGAAGACGTGCCCAGGCTTTTGGAATACCATCGCCTGCGCCGTCAAGACCCTTCGGCTGCCCCATCGAGTTACGAGTGCCGTGGGGTGGACCGCACCGGGAAGCGCATAGACCTCCTGGTCAATGTGGCGATCATCCCCGGCACCAAGCGCAGTGTGGCTTCCCTGCTCGACCTCACGGCGCGCAAGCGCATGGAGGAGGACCTGCGCCGACTGAAGGAGTTCAACGAAGGCATTGTGCGCAGCATGGCGGAGGGCTTGCTTCTCGAGGATGCCAACGGCATCATCTCCTTTGTCAACCCGGCGCTGGAGGAATTGCTCGGTTACACAGCAGAGGAACTGATTGGCTGGCATTGGCGCAAGATCGTGCCACTAGAGGAAATGGCAAAGATAGAGGCTCAAGTAGCGCAGCGTCCACAGGGCATCAGCAGCATGTACGAAGCCCAACTCCTGCGCAAAGATGGCAGCCGTGTGCCCGTGCTGATCAGTGCGCGCCCGCTGTTTGAAAAGGATGTTTTCGTCGGCGTGCTCACCGCCTTCACCGACCTCACCGCCCTCAAGAAAGCCGATGAGGAGCGGCGTAAACTGGAGGAGCAACTGCGCCAGGCGCAGAAGATGGAGGCAGTGGGATTGCTCGCCGGCGGCGTGGCCCATGAATTCAACAACCTGCTAACTGTGGTGCAAGGCAACGCGGAACTGGCCATGAGCGAACTGGCGCCCTCGGATCCGCTGTACGCACGGCTATCATCCATGCGCGAAGCCGCTCAGCGCGGGGCACGGTTGACGCAGCAACTGCTGGCATTCAGTCGCCGCCAAATCCTGCAGCCGCGACCACTGGATCTCAACGCTCTCGTCCGCAACTTTGCGGCGATGATAGGGCGCCTGATTGGCGCGGACGTTGCGCTGCAACTAGACCTTGCCCCTGACCTCAAACCCGTTTTCAGCGACCCAGGGGCACTGGAGCAGGTGCTGATGAACCTGGCTATGAACGCCCGCGACGCCATGCCCGAGGGCGGCACGCTACGCATCGAGACGGCTCCCATGATATGCGACGAGGCGTATTGCCAGGCGCACCCGGAGGCAACACCTGGCGAATACGTGCGTTTGACTATAGCCGACACGGGCAGGGGAATGAACGAGGAGATAAAGGCGCACCTCTTCGAGCCCTTCTTCACCACGAAGGAAATAGGCAAGGGAACAGGGCTGGGGCTCTCTATGGTGTATGGCATCGTGAAGGAACATGGTGGGTTTATCGAGGTCTGGAGCGAGGTTGGGCAGGGAACCCGCTTCGATATTTACCAGCCCGTTGCCCAGCTTGCTGACCCCGCGCCCAAGGCACAGGAGTGAGCATGCCACGTTCCCCTCTATTGGAAAAACAATGGGCGTTGTTCGAACAGCAACAATATGAGGAAGCCTTTCAGATGACGCAGTCCGCGATGAGCGGCCTGCAAGGCGAGGATTTGCGCGATGCTCAGCGTCTGATGGGGCTAGCCTGTTACCACAAGCACCAGTACGAGCGCGCCGTCTTCTGGTTGATGGAAGCATGCAAGGGCAGTGCCAACGCGCAGGATTGGCTGCATCTGGCGCTTGCCGCCGCCATGCAGGGCCACCAAGAACTGAGCGCACAGGCTTTCGAGCAGGTGCGCCTCTGTCAGCAGGCAGCCAAATATGCCCAGGAACCCGGTTGGTACCTGCAACTCTACTGGTATGCGTGTGCGCTGTGCGATAGCGGGCAGTGCGAGCGCGCCCTGCCCTTGCTGAATGAACTAGCCAGCGCTTACAAGCGCCTGCGCCATAGCGATACCATCTACCTGCGTGCCCGTGATATGCCCTTCCTCTCCAGTTTTCTCGATCTGGTCGTGCGCTGCTTCCGCGCCTTGGCGCGCCATGCAGAGGGAACTGCCTGGTTGGAAGAACTAGCACAAGCGCTTGATCCTCCCGGTCAGCGCCAGGTGTGCCAAGCGATCGAGGAAATATGGGACATGGGGAACGGAAAACGGAAAACGTAACAAGGAGTGCCTATGCACACCACACCGCACGATAAACTTTGGAGCCGCGATTTCCTCCTCTTGCTCGGCTCGACTTTGCTTTTGTGGGGCAGTTTCTATTTCATCTTGCCCACCTTGCCGCTCTATGTGGTGCAGAGGCTGCACGGCAACCTAGCCCAGGTGGGGCTGCTCTCCGGCGCGCTGGGGATCACGGCGGTGCTTGCGCGCCCGCTCACGGGCTGGGCTGCAGACCGCTGGGGGCGGCGCCCGGTGCAGCTTCTCTTCCTGCTGCTCTTTGCTCTGGTTATGCTCAGTTACAATCTGGCGACTAGCGTGCCCCTGCTCGTTCTCATCCGCCTATTGCATGGCATTCCCTTTGGCGCCGCTACGACCGCTGGGATGACCGTCGCAGCGGACTTGGTGCCTGCGCCAAGGCGCGGCGAAGGGATTGGCTACTACACCCTATCGCAGACGCTGTCCATGGCCATTGGGCCGGTGCTGGCTTTCAGCATTTTGAGCGGAAGGCAATTTCCTCGCCTATTCTTGACGGCGGCATTCGTTGCCTCTGCCGCGCTTGTGCTGGCCTGGGCGATACGCCATCCCATTGTACGCAACCCGCGGGCCTCCTTCTCGCTGCAATCCATCATCGAAAGGAGGGTGAGCTGGCTCTCGCTCACTGCGCTGTTCATCGCACTCGGTTACAGTGGCATCGTTTCCTTTGTCACGCTCTATGCCGAGGAATTGCACGTGGCGAATGCGGGTTTGTTCTTCACATTGTACGCCGTGGGCATGGTGCTGGTGCGCCCTGTAGCCGGACAGGTATTCGACCGGCACGGGCCAGCCACGGTCGTTGCCAGTGGCTTAGCCTTGCTCTTTCTCGCCTACCTCATGTTGGCGCTGTGGCGAACAACCTTGGGCTTTCTCGGTGCCGGGCTATGGTATGGACTGGGCTATGGCGCGGTGGTGCCGTCATTGCAAGCCATGGCAGTGAATGTAGTGCCGGCAGTGCGGCGCGGAGCGGCCAATGCGACGGTGTTCTCCGTCTTTGACATCGGCATGACGGCTGGCCCTTATCTGCTGGGACTCCTCGCCCAGGCCATAGGCGGCTATGCCACGGTGTATGGCGTGGCAGCCATGCTCCTGCTCCCGCCCACGCTCGTGTTCTTCTGGCGCGTGATGCCAGAGTATCGGATTTACGCGGAGTAGAATCTTAGCGTAATCCTCGCTCCAGGCGGACAACCATCCGCCGCCATCCCTGGTGCGGGTTTGTAGTGAGCGCTTCAGCGCTCATACGCGCCAGGGATTGAAATCCTTGCCTAAAAGGGAAAAGCCCCTAAAAAGGGCTTTTCACATTCAGTTGGGGAATTCACGCCCCGGCCATGCTCCAGGCGCACAACAGTCCGCTGTCATCTCTGGCGTAGGTTTGTAGTGAGCGCTTCAGCGCTCATACGCGCCAGGGATTGAAATCCTTGCCTAAAAGGGAAAAGCCCCTAAAAAGGGCTTCTCACATTCAGCTGGGGAATCCATTCCCCGGCCACGCTCCAGGCGCACTGAAGTGCGCACTACGAACCTGCACTGAAGGGGCTTCTCACATTCCGCCGGGAAATTCATTCCCAGGCCATGCTCCAGGCGCACTGAAGTGCGCACTACGAACCTGCCCCTGCTCCAGGCGCACAACAGTCCACCATCTCCTGGCGTGCAGAAAATTACCACAAAGGCACCAAGACACAAAAGGTAATCCTATTTATTCTTTGTGCCTTTGTGTCTTTGTGGTGATATGGAGATGGCGGCATGGGAGCCGCCTCTGCAGGATTCCCACGCTTCAGGCGGACAACCATCCGCCGCCATCCCTGGTTCAACGCAGAGCACGCTGAGCACGCAGAGATTGATTAGGTTTTTCTCCACGTGCTCTGCTCCAGCTGGGCAACAGCCCAGCCGGCTCCTGGCGTGGGTTTCGATCAAGAAACCAGGTTTCTGGGAGAAACCTGGTTTCTCCTAACCATTTGGTGAAATCGAATACTTGTGCTATAAGGGTAAGCAGTTCTTCCAGGGTTCCTGACTCTAGGAGGTAATGCGCCCTGGCAATCAGCGGGGAAAAGGAGATGAAGCGATGGAACGGATGATTGCAATGTGTGGGTTGGATTGCGGGCCATGCGAGGCACGCCTGGCGACGCAGGCCAACGACACGGCGGCCAAGGAGCGCGTTGCTGCCCAGTGGCGGGAACAATTCCACGCACCGGACATTGACGCAGCCTATGTCGCTTGCGACGGCTGTCTAGCCAGCACTGACCGGCATTGTGGCTGGTGCTACCAGTGTCCCATCCGCGCTTGCGGCATGGAACGCGGCCTGCCCAATTGCGCTCACTGCGACGAGTTCGAATCCTGTGAGAAACTGGCCGGCTTTTTTGGTCCAGGCACGCCGGCGCGTGCAACGCTAGAAGCAATCCGGAAAGAGCTCAAGACCTAATCGTTGGCGGCTGGCAAAGCCGCCCTACACACTCACCCCTTGTATGATACGATTAGTGAGGCAAACCCAGTATAATCTGGATGTTCGAGGGCACGATAGACCGATCCCCCTCTGGTCGGAAAGGCCGCCGGAGAGCAAGGGTCATCGTGCCTACCAGAGCCTAACCCGAACAGTTGCCAGGGCGTTAGAGCCCGTATCCGGCAAGGCTGGGAACAAACCAAAAGGGAGGAGCTAATGGAGCGCAAGGGTTGTTTTGTTGGGATCGATGTAGCGAGGTTGCACTTGGATATCATGGTGCGTCCTGACGGCGAGCTAAAGACACTGGGTAACGACGAAGAGCAACTGTGATGTTTGTCAAATGGACAATGCTACTGAATAGAAGCTGTGGCGGGGGAAGAGCTAGGGCGCTGGATGGCGGAGTTGCAGCCGGAGCTGGTGGTCGTCGAGGCCAGCGGCGGGTACGAAGCGAATGTCTTGGCCATGCTGCTGGAGAAGGGCCTACGGGTAGCGCGGGTCAATCCACGGCAGGTGCGCGACTTTGCCAAAGCGACGGGTATTCTGGCCAAGACGGACAAGCTGGATGCCAAAGTGTTGGCGCACTTTGCCGAGGCGGTGAAACCCGAGCCACGGCCGCTGCCGGATGAGGAACAGCAGGCGCTGTCGGCGCTGCTGGCGCGGCGTCGACAACTAGTGGAGATGCTGACGGCGGAAAAGAACCGCCGGCAACAGGCGAGCCGAGTGGTGCGCGAGCGCATCCTGGCGCATGTGCAGTGGCTGGAGAGGGAGTTGGAGGACTTGGATGAAGAACTGGGCAGCAAAGTGCAGGAGAATGCTGACTGGCGGGAGAATGATGAAACCCTACGCAGCGCGCCAGGGGTAGGTCGTGTTCTGTCGATGACTTTGTTGGCCGAACTGCCAGAACTTGGGCACCTGAACCGCAAGAAGATCGCCATGCTGGTGGGAGTGGCGCCGCTCAACCGTGACAGCGGGCAGATGCGCGGCAAGCGTACTGTCTGGGGAGGGCGAGCCGCGGTCAGAGCGGCGTTGTACATGGCGGCACTCTCTGCTTCACGATACAATCCGGTCATTCGTGCTTTCTACAAGCGTTTGCGTAGTGCAGGCAAATTGCCCAAAGTGGCCCTCACGGCGTGTATGCACAAGTTGCTCATCATACTCAATGCCATGATCAAGAACCGAACGAAGTGGCGCTACACCACCGCCACAGCTTCTATTCAGTAGCATTGTCCATTTGACAAACATCACAGTTTGCTCTCCGCAGGCGGAGAGGGGGCAGGGGTGAGGGTCAAACAAGGGGCGCGATTGAATCACGCCCCTACACCGCGCAGGCAACAGCCAGCACCTGGGGAACGGTGGACTGTGGCCTACACCAAGCATGGTTTGTTCCTACCGCGACCAGGTTGGCGCGATGCTGCTTTGTGAAGTAGCACTGGTCAACTTCACCATGGTCGTGCCGCGAGCAGGTGCGGCGTGAAGTTCGAAGTTGGGTGCATCGCCAACGACCACGATGATGAACCGCCCATCAGGCGACCAGTCGGGGTAGGCAAACTGCGCAGCACCCGTCTCGCCAAAGGTCACCCGCCGTGAACGAGTCGGATCGCGCACATCCAGCACGCCAATGCCGCGTGTCAAACTGCCTCCCTCCGCGACAACCATTGTGTACACGATCTCGTTCCCCTGCGGTGACCATGTCCCATGGGCATCCGAATAGGGATTGTTGGTCAGTTGGCTTTGTCTCCCGCTCGCGACATCGAGCAGGAACAGGTCATAGTTGCCGGTCTGGCGCGAAGTGTAGACGAGTTGCGTACTATCGGGAGACCAGGACGGGAAACTATCCCAAGTCTGATTGAAGGTGAGTTGTCGCGTCCGCCCCGTGCTCAATTCCAGCAGGTAAATCTCCCAGTCTCCATCGGCATTGGAGACATAGGCAATCCACTGGCCATTGGGAGACCACACAGGGTGGACTTCGTCTCCCCTGAAGTCGGTGATCTGTTGCCATCCACTGCCATCCGCGTTCATGATGTAGAGGTCAGTGTCGCCGACCCCACGGTAGGCAAAGACGATGCGGCGGCGATCTGGCGACCAACTGGGGTCGGCTTCATCTCCTGGCGCACTGGTCAAGCGCATGCGACCAGTGCCATCCGGGTTGATGCGGTAGATATCCTGAGTGCCTGCCTCATCCGAGACGAAGAGAATCGGCGCAGAGGCGACCTCGGTTGGGGCCAAGAAGAACTCACTTGCCCATCCTGTCAGCCCTGTGCTCAGCATGCGCACGTTGTACCAGAAGCGAGCGCCATCCCATTGCGGAGCCTGTAGCACATCGAGCACGCTGCCCAGCGGCATCTCCGTCACTACAGCATAATCCAGCCCTGGGCCAGTGCGCAAGTTGAGCCTTTCGACACCGAGCACGACCATGCGCCTGCCCGTGCCCGGTTCGGGCGTCGGCTGGGGCGTCCACACCGGCCGCGGGGCAATCTTGGCTCTGGGCAACAGCTCAGTGACCCGGTTGCTTGGCCGCAGCAAAGTTAGTTGCTCCCTTCTCCCTGGTCCGACGAACTCGACCTTGCTGATAACACCTATCTGCTCGCCCTGCTTATTGATCGCCATGCCCCCGCTGTGTCCGTAACTGGCCAGCGCATCGGTCTTGATCCAATCACGATCGAATGTAACTACCCCGCCTTCCGTCCAGGAGAGCGTGTCTTTGGCATAATCCGGGTAACCTAGCAGGATAATGCGATCGCCTCGACGCACTTGCTCACTGTTGCCCAGGGGGATGGACGGTAAGTTCAACGAGCCACGAATAGGAGTCTGTCCATCCTCATAGGTTACGATCTGCAGGAAAGCCAGGTCAAGTACGGGGTCAGAAGCAGACCTCAGCACCTGAGCCCAGTAGGAGAGGCGCGGCTCATCGTCCGGGTCCAGAGTGCAGAAAACAGCTACCAATTCGCCTTCGGGCGAACGTCCGTTATCGTCGGCGACGACATGCCAATTGGTAAGCAGCAAGCCCTGCTGTCCGTCCACGATCGAAGCGGAGCCCCCTTGCCCCAAGGCAGGAAACTCCAACCGCACCACCGAGAGAGCAGCCCTGCGTATGATAGCCTGGATATCCGGCGGAGGTGGAGGAGTTGCGGTTGGGATGGCGGTAGGTGTGGGGGTAGGTGCCAGAACCCAGAAAGACGCCGATGCCACTGGGCGCTCCTCGATGAACAGATCCAGCCGATAGACGCCAGGGGCTAAGCCAGTCGGCTCTGTGAAGGGGGCTGTATAGGCATCGCCAGAGGCAGCGTTGAGGTACACATCCCAGGTAAATGAGTCACAGGAGCGCAGCGCATTGTCAAAGTACCAGCAGTACTTCCATGGCAAGCCATGGCGCATGTTGTGATAGCTCCATTGTGCGTACACCGTGTCGGTGCCAGCGGGAAAGCTGGTGCCAGGGTTCTTCACTCGCACGCCAGACTCGAGTTCGGTGCCAAAGACGATATGACTGAACATAGCAACCGGGGTTGCGGAAGCAGTGGGCGTGTTAGTAGGGATGGGAGTATTCGTGGCGGTAGGCAATGGAGTAGGCGTGGGTGTAGGAGTTCCTTGCTGGCAGCACACCAGGGCCAATAGCATCGTTACAAGCAGGGTGAGAACAAGCAAAACATAAACCGGTTTTCTGTGCAAGTCTATCATCTGATTCCTCCGGCATGGGCTAGTGATAGAAGCATACCTCACCGATATGCGCTTATGCGCGTCTGCCGACCCTAATTTTCTCTTGTTTTGGTGGCACTGGGCCATAAGTTTTGACTATTCTTTGCACCAAATGCCCCACTGTTCCACTTACCAATATTATAGGCCATAGACCAAAATCTGTCAAATTCAGAGCAAAAATCAACAAGAAACCAGGTTTCTGGAAGAAACCTGGTTTCTTGCTCCAGGGGCCGGGGAATCCATTCCCCGGCCACGCTCCAGGCGCACTGAAGTGCGCACTACGAACCTGTACTGAAGGGGCTTCTCATCTTCAGCCAGGGAATTCATTCCCCGGCCATGCTCCAGGCGCACTGAAGTGCGCACTACGAACCTGTACTGAAGGGGCTTCTTATCTTCAGCCGGGGAATTCATTCCCCGGCCACGCTCCAGGCGCACTGAAGTGCGCACTACGAACCTGCCCCTAAAAAGGGCTTCTCACATTCAGCTGGGGAATCCATTCCCCGGCC
Proteins encoded in this window:
- a CDS encoding MFS transporter is translated as MHTTPHDKLWSRDFLLLLGSTLLLWGSFYFILPTLPLYVVQRLHGNLAQVGLLSGALGITAVLARPLTGWAADRWGRRPVQLLFLLLFALVMLSYNLATSVPLLVLIRLLHGIPFGAATTAGMTVAADLVPAPRRGEGIGYYTLSQTLSMAIGPVLAFSILSGRQFPRLFLTAAFVASAALVLAWAIRHPIVRNPRASFSLQSIIERRVSWLSLTALFIALGYSGIVSFVTLYAEELHVANAGLFFTLYAVGMVLVRPVAGQVFDRHGPATVVASGLALLFLAYLMLALWRTTLGFLGAGLWYGLGYGAVVPSLQAMAVNVVPAVRRGAANATVFSVFDIGMTAGPYLLGLLAQAIGGYATVYGVAAMLLLPPTLVFFWRVMPEYRIYAE
- a CDS encoding DUF3795 domain-containing protein, producing MERMIAMCGLDCGPCEARLATQANDTAAKERVAAQWREQFHAPDIDAAYVACDGCLASTDRHCGWCYQCPIRACGMERGLPNCAHCDEFESCEKLAGFFGPGTPARATLEAIRKELKT
- a CDS encoding PD40 domain-containing protein, which gives rise to MIDLHRKPVYVLLVLTLLVTMLLALVCCQQGTPTPTPTPLPTATNTPIPTNTPTASATPVAMFSHIVFGTELESGVRVKNPGTSFPAGTDTVYAQWSYHNMRHGLPWKYCWYFDNALRSCDSFTWDVYLNAASGDAYTAPFTEPTGLAPGVYRLDLFIEERPVASASFWVLAPTPTPTAIPTATPPPPPDIQAIIRRAALSVVRLEFPALGQGGSASIVDGQQGLLLTNWHVVADDNGRSPEGELVAVFCTLDPDDEPRLSYWAQVLRSASDPVLDLAFLQIVTYEDGQTPIRGSLNLPSIPLGNSEQVRRGDRIILLGYPDYAKDTLSWTEGGVVTFDRDWIKTDALASYGHSGGMAINKQGEQIGVISKVEFVGPGRREQLTLLRPSNRVTELLPRAKIAPRPVWTPQPTPEPGTGRRMVVLGVERLNLRTGPGLDYAVVTEMPLGSVLDVLQAPQWDGARFWYNVRMLSTGLTGWASEFFLAPTEVASAPILFVSDEAGTQDIYRINPDGTGRMRLTSAPGDEADPSWSPDRRRIVFAYRGVGDTDLYIMNADGSGWQQITDFRGDEVHPVWSPNGQWIAYVSNADGDWEIYLLELSTGRTRQLTFNQTWDSFPSWSPDSTQLVYTSRQTGNYDLFLLDVASGRQSQLTNNPYSDAHGTWSPQGNEIVYTMVVAEGGSLTRGIGVLDVRDPTRSRRVTFGETGAAQFAYPDWSPDGRFIIVVVGDAPNFELHAAPARGTTMVKLTSATSQSSIAPTWSR